In Halobaculum limi, one DNA window encodes the following:
- a CDS encoding bacteriorhodopsin — MTFQFESVAGSPVLQVTQSEVFDLIRDDVLLSSSLWANIALAGLSILLFVYMGRQVSSPRAKLIWAATLMIPLVSISSYVGLVSGLTVGLIQMPPGHALAGEEVLSQWGRYLTWALSTPMILLALGLLADVDRGSLFTVIVADIAMCITGLAAALVTSSYLLRWAFYLISCAFFAVVLYALLTEWAAAASAAGTDEIFDTLRVLTIVLWLGYPIVWALGVEGFALIQSVGVTSWAYSALDIFAKYVFAYLLLRWVANNESTVAGASTSGAALADD, encoded by the coding sequence ATGACATTCCAGTTCGAATCAGTCGCCGGATCACCGGTACTCCAGGTGACGCAGTCGGAGGTATTCGACCTAATCCGAGACGACGTCCTCCTCAGTTCCTCGCTGTGGGCGAACATCGCGCTGGCTGGGCTGTCCATCCTGCTGTTCGTGTATATGGGTCGGCAGGTGTCCTCGCCACGTGCGAAATTGATCTGGGCGGCGACGCTGATGATCCCGCTGGTGTCCATCTCCAGTTACGTCGGCCTCGTCTCCGGACTGACGGTCGGCCTCATCCAGATGCCGCCGGGCCACGCATTAGCGGGTGAGGAAGTGCTGAGTCAATGGGGACGATACCTCACGTGGGCGCTGTCGACGCCGATGATCCTGCTCGCACTCGGCCTCTTGGCCGACGTCGACCGCGGCAGCCTGTTCACCGTCATCGTCGCCGACATCGCGATGTGTATCACCGGACTGGCGGCCGCGCTCGTCACCTCGTCGTACCTGCTCCGGTGGGCGTTCTACCTGATCAGTTGCGCGTTCTTCGCGGTGGTGCTGTACGCCCTGCTCACCGAGTGGGCGGCCGCCGCGAGCGCCGCCGGCACCGACGAGATATTCGACACGCTGCGCGTGCTCACCATTGTCCTCTGGTTGGGCTACCCCATCGTGTGGGCGCTCGGCGTCGAGGGCTTCGCGCTGATCCAGTCGGTCGGCGTCACCTCGTGGGCGTACTCGGCGCTCGACATCTTCGCCAAGTACGTGTTCGCGTACCTCCTGCTGCGGTGGGTCGCGAACAACGAGTCGACGGTGGCAGGTGCGAGTACCTCGGGTGCGGCACTCGCAGACGACTGA
- a CDS encoding ABC transporter substrate-binding protein — protein sequence MGFGGGEGESDGGDGGSTASGATAGDTGTDTIVFGQPGALTGAFDFLQPGVSQAADAAVSHINEAGGPLGAELELVRRDTAVNPQEARSVTTQLVENDDAAAIVGLFSSEINPLWNFIQDLQMPIVTPWPGSTFLDTRGGDKATPSDLSDDEWVWRTVVGDTVHTGGSAVYALEQGFETLGIINGNTEGERSYVDGFLSVFEENGGSVAEQVEVELGSSSYQSALSRLFEADFDAFLVSMPQESAITALSDWSDGGYGRQPILSDTLAQQEVIDQVGSDLHGAWVAQPGRSGPSYDTFEGIYTEAGDASINGWTPPSWDAVQVTALAIERAGDTSPEAIQQNLGPVSRGDGTPVATFAEGKEALANGDEITYEGAATPTTFTQHGNVFGTVSINTAQDGAFTETTQVSAEDVREYVAEGEY from the coding sequence GTGGGCTTCGGAGGCGGTGAGGGGGAAAGCGACGGCGGAGACGGTGGTTCGACCGCTAGTGGTGCGACGGCCGGCGACACCGGAACAGACACGATCGTATTCGGACAGCCGGGTGCACTGACCGGCGCGTTCGACTTCCTCCAACCCGGCGTCTCACAGGCAGCCGACGCCGCCGTCAGCCACATCAACGAGGCGGGCGGCCCGCTGGGTGCCGAGTTGGAACTGGTTCGCCGTGACACCGCTGTGAACCCACAGGAAGCACGGAGTGTCACGACGCAACTTGTCGAAAACGACGACGCAGCGGCGATCGTCGGACTGTTCTCGAGTGAGATCAATCCGCTGTGGAACTTCATCCAGGATCTCCAGATGCCGATCGTCACGCCGTGGCCGGGATCTACGTTCCTCGACACCCGAGGGGGAGACAAGGCGACGCCCAGCGATCTCAGCGACGACGAGTGGGTGTGGCGGACGGTTGTCGGTGACACCGTCCACACCGGCGGGAGCGCCGTGTACGCTCTCGAGCAAGGGTTCGAGACGCTCGGGATCATCAACGGGAACACCGAGGGTGAGCGGAGCTACGTCGACGGATTCCTCTCCGTCTTCGAGGAGAACGGCGGCAGCGTCGCCGAGCAAGTCGAGGTCGAACTGGGCAGTTCGAGCTACCAGTCGGCGCTCAGCAGACTGTTTGAAGCTGACTTCGATGCGTTCCTGGTGAGTATGCCCCAGGAGTCGGCGATCACCGCGCTGAGTGACTGGTCTGACGGCGGCTACGGTCGCCAGCCGATCCTCTCGGACACGCTCGCACAGCAGGAAGTGATCGACCAGGTCGGCAGCGACCTCCACGGTGCGTGGGTCGCACAGCCCGGACGGTCGGGTCCGAGCTACGACACTTTCGAAGGGATCTACACGGAGGCAGGCGACGCGTCGATCAACGGCTGGACGCCCCCGTCGTGGGACGCCGTTCAGGTAACCGCGCTGGCTATCGAACGCGCCGGCGACACGAGCCCCGAGGCGATCCAACAGAACCTCGGTCCGGTCAGTCGCGGCGATGGAACGCCCGTCGCCACGTTCGCCGAGGGGAAAGAGGCCCTCGCCAACGGCGACGAGATCACCTACGAAGGCGCGGCGACGCCCACCACGTTCACCCAACATGGCAACGTCTTCGGGACGGTGTCGATCAACACCGCACAGGACGGCGCGTTCACCGAGACGACACAGGTTTCGGCCGAGGACGTGCGCGAGTACGTCGCAGAAGGTGAATACTGA
- a CDS encoding branched-chain amino acid ABC transporter permease: MGLSQNVVFGLVTGSYIAIAAIGFTLIYGIVNMINFAYGEYLTMGAFLGLIAVTMLPVPLPVAVILAMIGGGIISLALARGFFTPINQTGPVPLLLTSIGLGIALRSGIRLLAGRSARYYDTETVTYRFDSLPDLSVGSVDLLGGFFVTSEHLIVIGCAVGVFALLHALLTRTDVGIAMRAMGDDESLARVRGIDTQLIRDSVWVLAGVLAGLAGVLMAIQTNVSADTGFSHILQILSAAILGGAGSPYGAILGAYVIGLVLALSTAFLPSGLTGLSSAVAFVILVAVLLVKPSGIAGKEVREA; encoded by the coding sequence ATGGGACTCTCCCAGAACGTCGTCTTCGGACTGGTTACTGGGTCATACATCGCGATCGCGGCGATCGGGTTCACCCTGATATACGGGATCGTGAACATGATCAACTTCGCCTACGGGGAGTATCTCACGATGGGGGCGTTCCTCGGCCTCATCGCTGTCACGATGCTTCCGGTGCCCCTTCCGGTCGCCGTCATCCTCGCGATGATCGGCGGAGGGATCATCAGCCTCGCGCTCGCTCGCGGGTTCTTCACACCGATCAATCAGACCGGCCCAGTTCCGTTGCTGCTAACGTCGATCGGGCTCGGAATCGCACTTCGGAGCGGGATCCGTCTCCTCGCCGGACGCAGCGCCAGATACTACGACACCGAAACCGTGACGTATCGCTTCGACTCGTTGCCCGACCTCTCGGTCGGGTCGGTCGACCTGCTCGGTGGCTTCTTCGTCACCTCTGAACACCTGATCGTGATCGGATGCGCAGTCGGCGTGTTCGCGCTTCTCCACGCCCTACTGACGCGAACCGACGTTGGAATCGCGATGCGCGCGATGGGCGACGACGAGAGTTTGGCGCGGGTTCGCGGGATCGACACGCAGTTGATCCGCGATAGCGTCTGGGTGCTGGCTGGCGTCCTCGCTGGACTCGCGGGCGTGCTCATGGCAATCCAGACCAACGTCAGTGCAGACACCGGGTTCAGCCACATTCTGCAGATACTGTCGGCTGCCATTCTCGGCGGTGCTGGCAGCCCCTACGGGGCGATCCTCGGAGCGTACGTCATCGGTCTCGTGTTGGCGCTCTCGACGGCGTTTCTCCCGTCCGGGCTGACTGGGCTGTCCTCGGCGGTCGCATTCGTGATCCTCGTGGCCGTGCTGCTGGTCAAACCCAGCGGAATCGCCGGCAAGGAGGTGCGTGAAGCGTGA
- a CDS encoding branched-chain amino acid ABC transporter permease, producing the protein MSVLDRLPSDHAHQAFLAGAVCLVVGALFALTPLRAQLPSALYVFVEVGILFVIYGLLVLGLDLQYGHTGLVNFGHVVFFAVGAYTTAMLSAQDTFAGIGLGYPWPLALVVGVIVTAIVGAGVGVTSIRLRGDFLAIVTLATAEIFHSLFVNFEDIFGGNVGILGVPQPIAAVATNGDTRMIATLLVLGGITLVTLASLTRLTEAPYGRVLRAIRADELVTRSVGKSTVTYKMQAFVYGAALAGLAGGLFALYNGAVAPGFFTIQVTVTIWIGMLLGGAANHRAVLAGLAIIMGLRLVSRFALDVTPVSGDVFASLRLIVVGLILVAVIRYRPAGIWGNEQELGVDS; encoded by the coding sequence GTGAGCGTCCTCGATCGCCTGCCGTCCGACCACGCACACCAGGCGTTCCTCGCCGGTGCCGTCTGCTTGGTCGTCGGTGCGCTGTTCGCGCTCACGCCGCTGCGGGCGCAACTCCCGAGTGCGCTGTACGTGTTCGTCGAGGTCGGGATCCTGTTCGTGATCTACGGACTCTTAGTTCTCGGGCTCGACCTACAGTACGGGCACACGGGGCTGGTCAACTTCGGGCACGTCGTCTTCTTCGCCGTCGGCGCGTACACGACCGCGATGCTATCCGCCCAAGACACGTTCGCGGGGATCGGCTTGGGATACCCGTGGCCGCTCGCGCTGGTCGTCGGCGTGATCGTCACTGCGATCGTCGGGGCTGGGGTGGGCGTCACCTCGATCCGGCTCCGCGGAGACTTCCTCGCCATCGTCACCCTGGCGACCGCCGAGATCTTCCACTCGCTGTTCGTCAACTTCGAGGACATCTTCGGCGGGAACGTCGGGATACTCGGCGTCCCACAGCCGATCGCCGCAGTCGCCACCAACGGCGACACCAGGATGATAGCGACCCTGTTGGTGCTCGGCGGAATCACGCTCGTGACGCTCGCCAGCCTCACCCGCCTCACGGAGGCACCGTACGGCCGGGTTCTCCGAGCGATACGGGCCGACGAACTGGTGACGAGATCGGTCGGTAAGTCTACGGTGACCTACAAGATGCAGGCATTCGTCTACGGTGCCGCACTCGCCGGTCTCGCCGGGGGGCTGTTCGCACTGTACAACGGCGCGGTCGCACCCGGGTTCTTCACGATCCAGGTGACGGTGACGATCTGGATCGGGATGCTGCTCGGCGGCGCGGCGAACCACCGCGCGGTGCTCGCCGGGTTGGCGATCATTATGGGACTCAGACTCGTCTCCCGGTTCGCTCTCGACGTGACACCGGTGTCTGGTGACGTCTTCGCGTCGCTTCGACTCATCGTCGTCGGCCTGATCTTGGTTGCGGTGATCCGGTATCGCCCCGCCGGGATCTGGGGGAATGAGCAGGAACTGGGGGTGGACTCGTGA
- a CDS encoding ABC transporter ATP-binding protein yields MSLFSTDGLVKDFGGLRAIDDLSVSVDDGEIVGVMGPNGAGKSTFFNCVSGVITPDDGTVTFDGSDVTGKAPETLARRGLVRTFQHTRELETMTVRDNVRLAAPDQPGERTIPALVRGDSMQANEETVRARAEELIELFELDHLADDYSGTLSGGQRKLLELARTLMLEPKMLLLDEPFAGVNPTLTREIADHIRDLNADGMTVVIIEHELETLTELVDRLVVLQQGSLLVEGDPESVLSDERVIEAYLGGEIE; encoded by the coding sequence GTGAGCCTCTTCTCGACGGACGGCCTCGTGAAGGACTTCGGTGGCCTCCGAGCGATCGACGACCTGTCGGTGTCGGTCGACGACGGGGAGATAGTCGGCGTGATGGGCCCCAACGGTGCGGGCAAGTCGACGTTCTTCAACTGCGTCAGCGGGGTCATCACCCCGGACGACGGAACTGTCACCTTCGACGGGAGCGACGTGACGGGGAAGGCACCGGAGACGCTCGCCCGGCGTGGGTTGGTGCGGACGTTCCAGCACACGCGGGAGTTAGAGACGATGACCGTTCGCGACAACGTTCGGCTCGCGGCGCCGGACCAGCCTGGAGAGCGAACGATCCCCGCGCTGGTTCGCGGCGACTCGATGCAAGCCAACGAGGAGACCGTTCGCGCACGGGCAGAAGAACTGATCGAGCTATTCGAACTCGACCACCTCGCAGACGACTACAGCGGGACGCTCTCGGGGGGGCAACGCAAACTGCTCGAACTCGCACGAACGCTTATGTTGGAGCCGAAGATGCTGCTGTTGGACGAGCCGTTCGCGGGCGTCAATCCGACGCTAACCCGCGAAATCGCTGACCACATTCGCGATCTCAACGCAGACGGGATGACCGTCGTCATCATCGAACACGAACTCGAGACGCTGACTGAACTCGTCGACCGCCTCGTCGTCCTCCAGCAAGGGAGCCTCCTCGTGGAGGGCGACCCCGAGTCGGTGTTGTCCGACGAGCGCGTCATCGAGGCGTACCTCGGAGGTGAAATCGAATGA
- a CDS encoding ABC transporter ATP-binding protein codes for MSLLEIDDLDAGYGDLQVLSGIDLTVDDGEYVTIVGPNGAGKSTVMKTVVGIASHQSGSINYRGTEIAGTSPEEIVREGIGYVPQTDNVFPTLTVAENLRLGAYVLDGVPTERKQDVYDRFPALAERPDEDAGSLSGGQQQMLAMGCALMLDPDLILLDEPSAGLAPDLVDEMFDRVDEINDAGTTVLMVEQNAKEALRRCDRGYVLANGENRYEDDGDALLSDEEVRRQFLGG; via the coding sequence ATGAGCCTCCTCGAGATCGACGACCTCGACGCCGGCTACGGCGACTTACAGGTCCTCTCGGGGATCGACCTCACCGTCGACGACGGTGAGTACGTGACGATCGTCGGGCCGAACGGCGCGGGCAAATCGACGGTGATGAAGACCGTCGTCGGGATCGCATCGCACCAGAGCGGGTCGATCAACTACCGCGGAACAGAGATCGCTGGGACCTCTCCCGAGGAGATCGTTCGGGAGGGGATCGGGTACGTCCCACAGACAGACAACGTCTTCCCGACGCTGACAGTCGCCGAGAACCTTCGGCTCGGCGCGTACGTGCTCGACGGCGTGCCGACCGAACGGAAGCAAGACGTGTACGATCGGTTCCCGGCGCTTGCGGAGCGACCCGACGAGGACGCTGGGTCGCTCTCCGGTGGGCAACAACAGATGCTCGCGATGGGGTGTGCCCTGATGCTGGATCCGGATCTCATCCTGTTGGACGAGCCGTCAGCCGGACTCGCACCGGATCTGGTCGACGAGATGTTCGACCGGGTCGACGAGATCAACGATGCGGGAACGACGGTCCTGATGGTCGAACAGAACGCAAAAGAGGCGCTGCGGCGCTGCGACCGCGGCTACGTGCTCGCCAACGGCGAGAACCGATACGAGGACGACGGGGACGCCCTCCTCTCGGACGAGGAGGTCCGGCGACAGTTCCTGGGCGGGTGA
- a CDS encoding RNA-guided endonuclease InsQ/TnpB family protein, which produces MYYAYKYRLKPSDAHCEELDRHRDICRQLYNHALYRFNQVPEDTGTLNQRVRSIRDEIPSLKDWWGDLLDVYSTVLQTAVMRIEQNVKSLGGLKDNGHGVGQLKWKPPREFRSFTYSQSGFKLDKKGGQTVLSLSKLADIPIRLHRAIPDDATLKQVTLKKEPTGEWFATFGVEMDREAPEPPESPEKCVGIDVGICKYAHDTDGTAVGSLDHSDERERLEREQRKLSRKEYGSNNYEKQRRRVAECHADLRRKRRDFLHKLSAYYAREYDLVAVEDLNVKRMMESPSNSRNTASAAWRTFLSMLIYKCEREGTHFAAVNPSGTTKECASCGVSTDKPLWVREHSCPACGFEADRDANAAWNILSRGLEDVGVGHSEGTPVETALPTGADVDDDLSFRLVPAKRVVEAGSPPLKERTASAVSE; this is translated from the coding sequence ATGTACTACGCCTACAAGTACCGTCTCAAGCCGTCCGACGCCCACTGCGAGGAGTTGGACCGCCACCGAGACATTTGTAGGCAACTGTACAATCACGCGCTCTACCGCTTCAACCAAGTCCCCGAGGACACAGGCACGCTCAACCAGCGTGTTCGGTCCATCCGTGATGAAATTCCGTCCCTGAAAGACTGGTGGGGCGACCTCTTGGACGTGTACTCGACAGTTCTGCAAACAGCGGTTATGCGAATCGAGCAGAACGTCAAGTCACTCGGCGGACTCAAGGACAATGGACACGGTGTGGGTCAACTCAAGTGGAAGCCACCACGGGAGTTTCGCAGTTTCACGTACAGTCAGTCTGGCTTCAAGCTCGACAAGAAGGGCGGTCAGACTGTGCTGTCCCTCTCGAAACTCGCGGACATCCCGATTCGGCTCCACCGCGCCATCCCCGACGACGCGACACTCAAGCAGGTTACGCTCAAGAAAGAGCCGACAGGCGAATGGTTCGCCACGTTCGGTGTCGAAATGGACCGTGAAGCGCCTGAACCGCCTGAGAGCCCCGAGAAGTGCGTCGGCATCGACGTGGGGATTTGCAAGTACGCCCACGACACCGACGGCACGGCAGTCGGGTCGCTCGACCACTCCGACGAGCGTGAACGCTTGGAGCGTGAGCAACGGAAACTCTCGCGGAAGGAATATGGGTCGAACAACTACGAGAAACAACGGCGTCGCGTGGCGGAGTGTCACGCCGACCTCCGTCGGAAGCGCCGCGACTTCCTGCACAAACTCTCAGCGTACTACGCTCGGGAGTACGACCTTGTGGCGGTTGAAGACCTGAACGTGAAGAGGATGATGGAGTCGCCGTCGAACAGCCGCAACACCGCATCCGCCGCGTGGCGAACGTTCCTCTCGATGCTCATATACAAGTGCGAGCGTGAGGGGACGCACTTCGCGGCGGTTAATCCGAGCGGGACGACCAAGGAGTGCGCGTCGTGCGGCGTTTCGACGGACAAGCCGTTGTGGGTCCGTGAACACTCCTGTCCCGCCTGTGGGTTTGAGGCGGATAGGGACGCGAACGCGGCGTGGAACATCCTTTCTCGCGGCCTCGAAGATGTAGGAGTGGGACACTCCGAAGGAACGCCTGTGGAGACTGCGCTCCCTACGGGTGCGGACGTGGACGACGATTTGTCGTTCCGTCTCGTGCCTGCAAAGCGCGTCGTGGAAGCAGGAAGCCCTCCCCTCAAGGAGCGAACGGCGTCAGCCGTGAGCGAGTAG
- a CDS encoding VOC family protein gives MDLRVDHVTVAGQSLERLTDTFEAAGFPVEYGGAHSNGVTHMAIVGFRDGSYIELISTIESGVDSPWWDDAIRRDGGPCAWAIGVDDIEASTAALDDRGVRVDGPAAYERTRDDGTLVEWDLTYLGEGDPGSFLPFLITDRTPRERRVRPTGDMASSPIVGIDTVVVGVDDLDAAVRQLTDAFDLAAPTMSKFAELDADVAVFPEQPIALAQPNGDGWFAERVDEFGPAPVAYVLGRDAGATTPFDDCTDGSLGDREIDWLPVTDPAGYQYIGVAETTE, from the coding sequence ATGGACCTCCGAGTTGACCACGTCACGGTCGCCGGGCAGAGCCTCGAGCGACTCACCGACACGTTCGAGGCGGCCGGGTTCCCGGTCGAGTACGGCGGCGCTCACTCCAACGGCGTCACGCACATGGCGATCGTGGGATTTCGAGACGGGAGTTACATCGAACTCATCTCTACGATCGAGTCGGGGGTGGACTCTCCGTGGTGGGACGACGCGATCCGCCGAGACGGTGGTCCGTGCGCGTGGGCGATCGGTGTCGATGACATCGAGGCGTCGACTGCAGCGCTCGACGACCGCGGCGTTCGCGTCGACGGCCCCGCCGCGTACGAGCGCACACGCGACGACGGGACGCTCGTCGAGTGGGACCTGACGTATCTCGGTGAGGGCGACCCAGGGTCGTTCCTCCCGTTTCTCATCACTGATCGGACACCGCGAGAACGCCGCGTCCGGCCCACGGGTGATATGGCGTCGTCACCGATCGTCGGGATCGATACCGTGGTCGTCGGCGTCGACGACCTCGACGCTGCAGTCCGACAACTCACCGATGCCTTCGATCTGGCTGCGCCCACAATGAGCAAATTCGCGGAACTGGATGCCGACGTGGCGGTCTTCCCCGAGCAACCGATCGCGCTGGCACAACCGAACGGAGACGGTTGGTTCGCCGAACGAGTCGACGAGTTCGGTCCCGCTCCGGTCGCGTACGTTCTCGGGCGCGATGCCGGTGCGACGACGCCATTCGACGACTGCACCGACGGATCACTCGGCGATCGAGAAATAGACTGGCTTCCCGTGACCGACCCGGCTGGCTATCAGTACATCGGGGTCGCCGAAACAACGGAGTGA
- a CDS encoding heavy-metal-associated domain-containing protein, with the protein MPRRQYRVSGMSCTGCEVLVESAVESFSAVTFADANAEHGTLEVGYEASLPDAMGEAIDDYGFELGDPIEVV; encoded by the coding sequence GTGCCACGACGGCAATACCGCGTGAGCGGAATGAGTTGTACTGGCTGTGAAGTACTGGTCGAGTCGGCAGTCGAATCGTTTTCGGCGGTGACGTTCGCCGACGCCAACGCCGAGCACGGAACCCTCGAGGTCGGCTACGAGGCGTCACTCCCCGACGCGATGGGCGAGGCTATCGACGACTACGGCTTCGAGCTCGGTGACCCCATCGAGGTGGTCTGA